One Chryseobacterium indoltheticum DNA segment encodes these proteins:
- a CDS encoding Ig-like domain-containing protein, whose protein sequence is MNAKLNNITTQYRKFNANQVLTEGQLNEFIDYFEDQDRLSRTRLSGVGVVCGFKSTYIDVTLQPEILARAEDTSLLHTIEITQGSGVTTDGDLVTLRKKGSTSSEATIDFGARNYKYYRDYKDETGYEHFRIDGKQVPLLELVTEDEYKALGTNIEGFKPLSDIGSKNIYKKVIILYLESYSNEESPCQDADCDNAGAEQVSNLKVLLADSESVLNLIDKSDAKDTIYKAHDAYEKLYEVLPKIEAPRVILDPTVTTAFELKTRFQKATNVAAELSKGFDAIADTFKVSVNLGGQVLIDKLNSLLYPRVSRLEDYQYRYDLLKDLIDTYNEIKGLILHLNVDCCPSVTSFPKHLMLGSVGAKLELGERTLYRHHFYNSPVTTNDDENYERIVMLANRFVQKINGFQSYIGPVKITPSNLNVRLGDKAIPYYYNVDKPLLTQWNFEKTKTDRETYNLSYHTTNLAGEDFVQNPLNYNIDNNDFYRIEGHLGMPFDTAYQNINDLKKQYGLAFDVIVLLLQKDAKGDAVLTTEAKTVSIDELRKQLVSISSDISKEKGDAKTALLNLSKLDSQLKLLNKVDFARAADPSKEEVTIVKEDPRKKEIASELLSEFLERKSGLEHLAGVKRGGTFVLICGSNTNNQVLADFSLPYLCCSKEKPNVPPIALDDKASCMLGKTVVIPVLSNDYDADNDILTVIKKTDPAHGTVVLNSDNTFTYTHDGSSNLSDSFTYCVNDGRDDSNIATVSIAVKSAPVAINDHATTQIREYVDIAVKDNDYDLGNTPLTVFIKTQPTYGTATLNADGTIRYTHNGSSNTTDSFTYYINDGELDSNIATVTITIAPPPCDSGMDVVFIFDYTGSMSSQIGAAKTGANSIISTIATQSGSKAYRLGLVLADEYGSGTASAYHTAPAYTSLPASQKFINTGVGARFQWITAMEVMSDNNSGTFTDQLNKLNNPGGGLSLGSGYGTPEPTDMALSRVVEYNFAGAFRNNVAKYIILITDAVPGGNDDNANSLDVAEMTRLKNVCLAKSIKVIVLGSGVNEKIDGKFIWKELADGTGGSWNSSYNASAIQSAIINGCGGTK, encoded by the coding sequence ATGAATGCTAAATTAAATAATATAACAACCCAATATAGAAAGTTTAACGCAAATCAAGTCTTAACGGAAGGTCAGTTAAACGAATTTATAGACTATTTCGAAGATCAGGATAGGCTTTCAAGAACCCGTCTTAGTGGCGTGGGTGTAGTGTGTGGTTTTAAATCAACTTATATAGATGTAACACTCCAGCCCGAAATTTTGGCAAGAGCAGAAGATACTTCTTTGCTTCATACCATTGAGATTACACAGGGCAGCGGTGTTACCACAGACGGAGACTTGGTAACGCTGCGCAAGAAAGGAAGTACATCATCAGAAGCTACCATAGACTTTGGGGCTAGAAATTACAAATATTACAGAGACTATAAAGACGAAACAGGATACGAGCATTTTCGTATTGATGGTAAGCAGGTACCTCTTTTAGAATTGGTTACAGAGGATGAGTATAAAGCTTTGGGTACTAATATTGAAGGTTTCAAACCGTTAAGTGACATTGGCAGTAAAAATATATACAAAAAAGTAATCATTCTGTATCTGGAAAGTTATTCTAATGAAGAATCACCATGTCAGGATGCAGATTGTGACAATGCCGGCGCAGAGCAGGTTTCTAATCTTAAAGTACTTTTGGCAGATTCAGAATCTGTTTTAAATCTTATTGATAAAAGCGATGCAAAAGATACTATTTACAAGGCTCACGATGCGTATGAGAAACTGTACGAGGTTTTACCAAAAATAGAGGCGCCAAGAGTTATTCTGGATCCTACTGTTACCACAGCATTTGAATTAAAAACCAGATTTCAAAAAGCTACTAATGTTGCTGCAGAATTAAGCAAAGGCTTTGATGCAATTGCAGATACGTTTAAAGTGAGTGTCAATCTGGGCGGACAAGTACTTATTGATAAATTGAATTCTTTACTGTATCCTAGAGTATCTAGGTTAGAAGATTATCAATATCGATACGATTTACTAAAAGATTTAATTGATACCTATAATGAAATAAAAGGATTGATCTTGCATCTGAATGTTGACTGCTGCCCAAGTGTAACTTCATTCCCAAAACACCTTATGTTAGGTTCTGTGGGTGCTAAATTAGAATTGGGAGAACGTACTCTTTACCGTCACCATTTTTACAATTCGCCGGTAACTACAAATGACGACGAAAATTACGAGAGAATCGTAATGCTTGCCAATCGTTTTGTACAGAAGATCAACGGATTTCAATCATATATCGGACCTGTAAAAATTACTCCTTCTAATCTTAATGTAAGATTGGGCGACAAAGCAATTCCATATTACTATAATGTAGATAAACCATTATTAACGCAATGGAATTTTGAAAAAACAAAAACCGACAGAGAAACCTACAATCTAAGTTATCACACGACCAATTTGGCAGGAGAAGACTTTGTGCAGAATCCGTTGAATTATAATATTGATAACAACGACTTCTATAGAATTGAAGGTCATCTTGGGATGCCTTTTGATACGGCATATCAAAACATCAACGATCTCAAAAAACAATACGGATTGGCTTTTGATGTCATCGTACTTCTTTTACAAAAAGACGCGAAAGGTGATGCGGTGCTTACCACTGAGGCAAAAACAGTATCAATTGATGAGCTTAGAAAACAATTGGTGTCAATTTCTAGCGATATCAGCAAAGAAAAAGGTGATGCGAAAACAGCTTTATTAAACTTATCAAAACTAGACAGTCAATTAAAGTTATTAAATAAGGTAGACTTTGCAAGAGCTGCAGATCCGTCAAAAGAAGAGGTAACGATTGTAAAAGAAGATCCTAGAAAAAAAGAAATTGCAAGCGAACTTCTGAGCGAGTTTTTAGAAAGAAAATCAGGTTTAGAGCACTTGGCAGGTGTTAAAAGGGGCGGAACCTTTGTATTGATCTGCGGATCGAATACAAACAATCAGGTTCTTGCAGATTTCTCATTGCCATACTTGTGTTGTTCGAAAGAAAAACCAAATGTTCCACCGATTGCTCTGGACGATAAAGCGTCTTGTATGCTTGGGAAAACAGTAGTTATTCCTGTTTTGAGTAATGATTATGATGCAGATAATGACATCTTAACTGTTATTAAGAAAACAGATCCAGCTCACGGAACCGTTGTATTAAACAGTGACAATACGTTCACTTATACCCATGACGGTTCATCTAATCTTTCAGATTCATTTACTTATTGTGTGAATGATGGTAGAGACGACAGTAATATTGCCACGGTATCTATCGCTGTTAAATCTGCTCCGGTAGCAATAAATGATCATGCTACTACACAAATTAGAGAATATGTTGATATAGCCGTTAAGGATAACGATTATGATTTAGGAAATACACCATTAACTGTATTTATTAAAACACAACCAACTTATGGAACAGCAACTCTAAATGCTGATGGTACAATCAGATATACGCACAATGGTTCATCAAACACTACAGATTCATTTACATATTATATAAACGATGGTGAATTAGACAGTAATATCGCAACGGTAACAATCACGATCGCACCTCCTCCATGTGATTCGGGTATGGATGTAGTATTCATATTTGATTATACAGGCAGTATGTCGTCTCAAATTGGAGCTGCTAAGACTGGCGCAAATAGTATTATATCAACTATTGCAACACAATCTGGTAGTAAAGCTTATAGATTGGGTCTTGTACTGGCAGACGAATATGGTTCGGGAACTGCTTCTGCTTATCATACTGCGCCAGCGTATACAAGCTTACCTGCATCTCAGAAATTTATAAATACCGGAGTGGGAGCAAGGTTCCAATGGATAACCGCAATGGAAGTAATGTCTGATAATAACAGTGGTACTTTTACTGATCAGCTTAATAAATTGAATAATCCTGGAGGCGGATTGAGTCTTGGATCTGGATATGGAACCCCGGAACCAACAGATATGGCATTAAGCAGAGTTGTGGAATATAATTTTGCCGGAGCATTTAGAAATAATGTAGCAAAATATATTATACTAATTACAGATGCTGTTCCTGGAGGTAATGATGATAATGCCAACAGTCTTGATGTTGCAGAAATGACCAGATTGAAAAATGTTTGCTTAGCAAAATCAATTAAAGTTATTGTGCTTGGAAGTGGTGTTAATGAAAAAATAGATGGGAAATTTATTTGGAAAGAATTGGCTGATGGTACAGGTGGTTCTTGGAACTCAAGTTACAATGCAAGTGCTATTCAATCTGCAATTATAAATGGTTGTGGCGGTACAAAATAA
- a CDS encoding GPW/gp25 family protein, with the protein MKINTDFLGIGWSFPPEFNETEGKLAMTTDVEDINNSLIILLSTRPGERVMFPDYGCDLQEMLFKPLDLTLITQMKGIVERAILYHEPRINILSIEIDTQDELEGEVLIHIDYEVRNTNTRSNIVFPFYKGEATEI; encoded by the coding sequence ATGAAAATAAATACAGATTTTTTGGGAATAGGCTGGAGTTTTCCGCCTGAGTTTAATGAGACTGAAGGAAAACTGGCAATGACCACCGATGTAGAAGACATCAATAACAGTCTTATTATTTTATTGTCAACGAGACCGGGTGAACGGGTAATGTTCCCGGATTACGGATGCGATTTGCAGGAAATGCTCTTCAAACCTCTAGACTTAACGCTGATCACTCAAATGAAAGGAATCGTTGAACGTGCTATTTTATACCATGAGCCTAGAATAAACATTTTAAGTATTGAAATTGATACTCAGGACGAGCTTGAAGGAGAAGTTTTGATACACATTGACTACGAAGTAAGAAATACGAATACAAGAAGCAATATTGTTTTTCCTTTTTATAAAGGTGAAGCGACTGAAATATAA
- a CDS encoding baseplate J/gp47 family protein, with product MKKTDTFSHYREGKSQMQRFLAELDPGNLELHDFDLFDWLLFANNFANRVNYFDKDDNTKPKGNWGNFFLGDDANAIPRRESVEYKSMKKQVADLMSQFEQDSNLTPHLTLFVCFLKLLDFSKKAFNNLTKRHLDFYYNEILQIEKNDAQSDKAYVIFELAKKAIQEKIPGGTLLDGDKDAKGKKLVYKTDDDLIANQAKVVEVKSFLNDVKKRELKMAPKANTADGLGDKLPEDSNYWWPFGYNSDETVPEKKSIYKELPKAKLGFSVASSLFDLKEGERTVTLKIDFNKNSSQKLQKIPTGDIQNNIKVLCSGEKEWLSGIFLKCLKNEEDQLELSFTLPKDFPAVVQYNKKVLLETFQTSFPVVRFMIEGENYYDIYEALSEKLIKNIEISVDVKGVKSIQIENDNGVLNSEKSYYPFTAQPIKGSNFYIKCPEMFSKKWQNADIIINWKNTPESIKDLYNGYVIKPNQNVSLTDYQALKTPVVGSDAYFKVDTALLDKEIWYPEASNIDVFKKVENGYQTQFSIRNVSDKSGTGESIRLTFNQSSLQDVYPKLYTLALSSDSKLGKLIPNEPYIPFAEDIELNYSAKESAYSYLRKDSEGDFSKSEDVQLYHEDAFGQYEKEVKVPNIVPVHENGGELYIGLEATPQTTVSLLIQMLEGSENPIVDTFDEKEFIEWSILSGNTWIDLSGNILQNETRKFLESGIVKFKISKDIDTSHTRFTDGLVWIRAKSKRSYDAVCKIQGIYTQAILATFQNQDNDLSHLNNGLAANTISKLITRVPQVKSVSQPYNSFDGKYKETDTEFYRRVSERLRHKHRAITQWDYEHLVLQEFPEVFKVKCLNHTSEKSYMAPGYVTLMVVPNIKNKNAFDIYQPRVSRASLNRIQNYVNELNTMHVTAQVINPNYKEVKVETKVKFFEQYDETFYLKQLDEDIKKYISPWAFTDAKDIDFNVVLNVNQLVTYLEQLHYVDYIDEVKILVNNVIQKQALIEVDPKSILVSAKQHNVSITNQVCI from the coding sequence ATGAAAAAAACAGATACATTTTCACATTATCGTGAAGGAAAATCACAAATGCAGCGCTTTTTAGCAGAATTAGATCCGGGCAATCTTGAATTACACGATTTCGATTTGTTTGATTGGCTGTTATTCGCAAATAATTTTGCTAATCGTGTAAACTATTTTGATAAAGATGATAATACAAAACCAAAAGGGAATTGGGGAAACTTCTTCCTGGGTGATGATGCCAATGCTATCCCGCGCAGAGAAAGTGTTGAGTATAAAAGTATGAAAAAACAGGTTGCAGATCTGATGTCCCAGTTTGAACAAGACAGCAACTTGACTCCTCATTTAACATTATTTGTTTGCTTTTTAAAATTATTAGATTTCTCAAAAAAAGCTTTCAATAATTTGACGAAGAGACATTTGGATTTCTATTATAACGAAATACTTCAAATTGAAAAAAACGATGCCCAATCAGACAAAGCGTATGTGATTTTTGAATTGGCAAAAAAAGCAATTCAGGAAAAAATTCCCGGCGGCACATTGCTGGATGGCGATAAAGATGCTAAAGGGAAAAAACTAGTTTACAAAACAGATGATGATCTTATTGCCAATCAGGCAAAAGTAGTCGAGGTAAAAAGTTTTTTAAACGATGTCAAAAAAAGAGAGCTGAAAATGGCTCCGAAAGCAAATACAGCAGATGGTCTGGGTGATAAATTACCGGAAGACAGCAATTATTGGTGGCCTTTTGGATATAATTCTGATGAAACAGTTCCTGAAAAAAAATCTATTTATAAAGAGCTTCCAAAAGCTAAACTGGGTTTCTCGGTGGCTTCATCATTATTTGATCTGAAAGAAGGTGAAAGAACGGTCACTCTAAAAATCGATTTTAATAAAAATTCTAGTCAGAAATTACAAAAGATTCCTACAGGAGATATTCAAAATAATATCAAAGTGCTTTGTAGTGGTGAAAAAGAATGGCTATCAGGAATTTTTTTAAAATGTCTTAAAAATGAAGAAGATCAATTAGAGCTTTCTTTTACATTACCAAAAGATTTCCCTGCAGTTGTACAATACAATAAGAAAGTACTTTTAGAAACGTTTCAGACGAGCTTTCCGGTCGTAAGGTTTATGATTGAAGGGGAAAATTACTACGATATTTATGAAGCTCTTTCAGAAAAACTAATAAAAAACATAGAAATATCGGTTGATGTAAAAGGAGTAAAATCTATTCAGATAGAAAATGATAATGGCGTTTTAAATTCAGAGAAATCGTATTATCCATTCACTGCACAGCCGATTAAAGGATCCAATTTTTATATTAAATGTCCTGAAATGTTTTCTAAAAAATGGCAAAACGCAGACATTATCATCAATTGGAAGAACACTCCGGAATCTATAAAAGATTTATACAACGGATATGTTATTAAACCTAATCAAAATGTCAGCTTAACAGATTATCAGGCACTAAAAACTCCGGTCGTAGGTTCTGATGCTTATTTTAAAGTAGATACAGCGCTATTAGACAAAGAAATTTGGTATCCGGAAGCTAGTAATATTGATGTATTTAAAAAAGTAGAAAACGGGTATCAAACTCAGTTTTCTATCAGGAATGTAAGTGATAAATCGGGGACAGGTGAGTCAATCAGATTGACGTTCAACCAATCATCATTACAGGATGTATATCCCAAATTGTATACTTTGGCATTATCAAGTGATTCTAAACTGGGAAAACTGATTCCAAATGAACCTTATATTCCGTTTGCTGAAGATATCGAACTCAATTACAGTGCAAAAGAAAGTGCTTACTCTTATTTAAGAAAAGATTCTGAAGGAGACTTTTCAAAAAGTGAAGATGTACAATTGTATCATGAAGATGCATTTGGGCAATACGAAAAAGAAGTAAAAGTACCGAATATTGTTCCCGTACACGAAAATGGAGGCGAATTATACATCGGTCTGGAAGCTACGCCACAAACTACAGTTTCACTATTAATTCAAATGCTGGAAGGTAGCGAAAACCCGATTGTTGATACTTTTGACGAAAAAGAATTCATAGAATGGAGCATCCTTTCAGGCAATACATGGATCGATCTTTCAGGTAATATACTACAAAATGAAACCAGAAAATTTTTGGAATCCGGTATTGTAAAGTTTAAAATTTCTAAAGATATCGACACCAGTCATACAAGATTTACTGACGGATTGGTCTGGATAAGAGCGAAATCAAAAAGAAGTTATGATGCGGTATGCAAAATTCAGGGAATATATACACAGGCTATTTTGGCAACCTTCCAGAATCAGGATAATGATCTTTCTCATTTAAATAACGGATTAGCTGCAAACACCATTTCAAAACTCATCACAAGAGTTCCTCAGGTAAAATCGGTTAGCCAGCCTTACAATTCATTTGACGGTAAATACAAAGAAACAGATACAGAGTTTTACAGACGTGTAAGTGAACGATTGAGACACAAACACAGAGCGATTACACAATGGGATTATGAGCATTTGGTGTTACAGGAATTTCCGGAGGTTTTTAAAGTAAAATGTTTAAATCATACTTCCGAAAAATCTTACATGGCTCCCGGATATGTAACCTTGATGGTGGTTCCCAATATTAAAAATAAAAATGCTTTCGACATTTATCAGCCTAGAGTAAGCAGAGCAAGTTTAAATAGAATTCAAAATTATGTAAATGAATTAAATACGATGCATGTTACCGCTCAGGTGATTAACCCAAATTATAAAGAAGTAAAAGTAGAAACAAAGGTGAAATTCTTTGAGCAGTATGACGAAACATTTTACCTCAAGCAACTAGACGAAGATATCAAAAAATACATTTCGCCCTGGGCTTTTACAGATGCAAAAGATATTGATTTTAATGTGGTACTGAATGTTAATCAACTTGTTACCTACCTCGAGCAGCTGCATTATGTAGATTACATCGATGAGGTGAAAATATTGGTGAATAATGTGATACAAAAACAAGCTCTGATCGAGGTAGATCCGAAATCAATTTTGGTCTCTGCCAAACAACACAACGTGAGTATTACCAATCAAGTATGTATTTAA
- a CDS encoding PKD domain-containing protein: protein MDNQLKNISTQYRKFTKGQYVKSPQFNEFLDFFEDQDRLSRVLLQGVGIVCGLKPKPIYIEGLLNSVQLSQGVALTTDGDLLTLNKTSEVSTELFMSDLKTIKIDSKDFTHFKVYDNSKIKYPAFTIGTDSQIDLWELATSEEANSDFQSVERLSNLEDKYLLLYLESDEKEIKPCRGVDCDNHGVQQIRNLKVLLTTAAGIENILQSDKIQKHPLFIDGVLGAVSQERVIVERLILERGAEKPFYSSDLKEMYQDVLEKNNFGKIVFDRINAIAQIIGIPGVDHPGFKALLNECLAQKTGFQYAYDVVKDLMDTYSEIIKLLPKSFTKCFPDLVSFPKHVMLGKLISDKQLDSARHQFYNSPVLDHDKETHKVKVLINCFRQQAQNFRYSDSFENEAQIKITPSKELNPLSNKAVPFYYQVTEEFLKTWNFDKTNNRVFKDNLGYDSSLLSADKHIQTPLNFNIDNNSFYNIEGHQGMLYQDVFEQIKQIRDKKQLGFDVMGVSLQELADNKDMFKAYFNEYVEKHPGLEHKRGVEHGGSFIIVYDKIDEESRVVADFSLPYICCTPKVDVKLTLPDPVICSKAAPVPFTVFPMNGDVKAVVNVGLDGGVEVKEGKYFFNPLRVSEALYNKDISFTVNGKPTNCSIKVIPQSYMNVVVGTITYPPAGSRETKVNFKVSGSGFRNYTYTWDFWDNGNWVNLNPDAEGNVSYIFRDLNPKIIPTIRVNVSLNGCTQNIIIEDWYDAPAAPTVAIDSVDFSRENCCENIIPVINAGIEESTDVPLSAREFILVGKGSGPSTLMYSWTKIKGPAAQLIGANQANLKVTNLAEGDYAFRLTVLHAESGVFDNAEIGVRVYVEDK from the coding sequence ATGGATAATCAATTAAAAAATATATCAACCCAATACCGCAAATTCACAAAAGGACAATATGTAAAATCTCCCCAATTCAATGAGTTTTTAGATTTTTTTGAAGATCAGGATCGTTTGTCCAGAGTACTGTTGCAGGGAGTAGGTATTGTGTGTGGTCTCAAACCAAAACCTATTTATATAGAAGGTCTTTTGAATAGTGTACAGCTTTCTCAGGGTGTCGCTCTTACGACCGACGGAGATTTGCTGACCTTAAATAAGACAAGTGAAGTAAGTACAGAACTGTTTATGAGCGATCTGAAAACGATCAAGATAGACAGTAAAGATTTTACACATTTTAAAGTGTATGATAATTCTAAAATAAAATATCCTGCATTTACGATCGGAACAGACAGTCAGATCGATCTTTGGGAGCTGGCAACAAGCGAAGAGGCAAATTCCGATTTTCAGTCTGTTGAGAGGCTCTCAAATCTGGAAGACAAATACCTTTTGCTGTATTTGGAAAGTGATGAAAAAGAAATTAAACCTTGTAGAGGAGTTGATTGTGACAATCACGGAGTGCAGCAGATCCGAAATCTCAAAGTACTGCTTACTACAGCTGCAGGAATTGAAAATATTCTTCAAAGCGATAAGATTCAAAAACATCCTTTGTTTATAGATGGGGTTTTGGGTGCTGTAAGTCAGGAAAGAGTGATTGTTGAAAGGCTTATTTTGGAAAGAGGAGCTGAAAAACCATTTTATTCTTCCGATCTCAAAGAAATGTATCAGGATGTTTTAGAAAAAAATAATTTTGGTAAAATCGTCTTCGACAGAATTAATGCAATTGCTCAAATAATAGGGATTCCAGGAGTAGATCATCCGGGATTTAAGGCTTTACTTAACGAATGTCTTGCTCAAAAAACAGGCTTTCAGTATGCGTACGATGTAGTGAAAGATTTGATGGATACCTATTCTGAAATCATAAAGTTGCTGCCAAAATCATTTACCAAGTGTTTTCCTGATTTAGTTTCTTTTCCTAAACATGTAATGCTCGGAAAATTAATCTCAGACAAGCAATTGGATTCTGCAAGACATCAGTTTTATAATTCGCCTGTTTTAGATCATGACAAAGAGACCCACAAAGTAAAAGTACTCATCAATTGTTTTAGGCAACAGGCGCAAAATTTCAGATATTCTGATAGTTTTGAAAATGAGGCGCAGATTAAAATTACGCCGTCAAAAGAGCTTAATCCTCTTAGCAATAAAGCGGTTCCTTTTTATTATCAGGTTACAGAAGAGTTTTTGAAAACCTGGAATTTTGATAAAACGAATAATCGGGTTTTTAAAGATAATTTAGGATATGACAGTAGTCTGCTGTCTGCAGATAAGCATATACAGACTCCTTTGAATTTTAATATCGATAATAATTCTTTCTATAATATTGAAGGCCACCAGGGAATGCTTTATCAGGATGTCTTTGAACAGATTAAGCAAATCAGAGATAAGAAACAGTTGGGGTTTGATGTTATGGGCGTCTCTTTACAAGAATTAGCCGATAATAAAGACATGTTTAAAGCTTATTTTAATGAATATGTAGAGAAACATCCGGGATTAGAGCATAAACGCGGAGTCGAGCACGGAGGCAGCTTTATAATTGTTTATGATAAAATTGACGAAGAGTCAAGAGTCGTTGCAGATTTTTCGCTTCCGTACATCTGTTGTACACCAAAAGTTGATGTGAAATTAACGTTACCAGATCCTGTTATCTGTTCCAAAGCGGCGCCGGTACCTTTTACGGTATTTCCTATGAACGGCGATGTAAAAGCTGTTGTTAATGTAGGTTTAGATGGAGGTGTAGAGGTGAAAGAAGGTAAATATTTCTTCAATCCGTTACGTGTAAGTGAGGCTTTGTATAATAAAGATATCAGCTTTACGGTCAACGGAAAACCTACCAATTGCAGTATTAAAGTTATCCCGCAATCTTACATGAATGTAGTGGTTGGTACTATTACTTATCCACCTGCTGGTTCCAGAGAAACAAAGGTAAACTTTAAAGTTTCAGGAAGCGGCTTTAGAAATTACACTTATACCTGGGATTTCTGGGATAATGGTAATTGGGTTAATTTAAATCCGGATGCTGAAGGAAATGTTAGCTACATTTTCCGTGATCTGAATCCAAAAATAATTCCGACGATACGAGTTAATGTAAGTCTTAACGGCTGTACTCAGAATATCATTATAGAAGATTGGTATGATGCTCCTGCTGCTCCGACTGTTGCCATCGATAGTGTTGATTTTTCACGAGAAAATTGCTGTGAAAATATTATTCCTGTTATTAATGCCGGAATAGAAGAATCTACAGATGTTCCTTTATCTGCGAGAGAATTTATATTAGTAGGAAAGGGCAGTGGGCCGTCAACACTTATGTATTCTTGGACAAAGATAAAAGGTCCTGCAGCACAGCTTATCGGAGCCAATCAGGCTAATCTGAAAGTTACCAATTTGGCTGAAGGAGATTATGCGTTCAGGCTTACAGTTCTTCATGCTGAAAGCGGTGTATTTGATAATGCCGAAATAGGAGTGAGGGTATATGTTGAGGATAAATAA
- a CDS encoding PAAR domain-containing protein: MKPAARITDMHTCPMVTGTTPHVGGPIIPAGEPTVLIGGKPAARVGDKAVCTGPPDTIAAGSSSVMIGGKPAARMGDSTAHGGVISAGEATVLIGG; the protein is encoded by the coding sequence ATGAAACCGGCAGCAAGAATTACAGACATGCATACCTGTCCCATGGTGACGGGAACAACTCCACACGTTGGAGGTCCTATCATTCCGGCAGGGGAACCGACTGTGTTGATCGGAGGAAAACCGGCAGCGAGAGTAGGAGACAAAGCAGTATGTACAGGCCCTCCAGATACTATCGCAGCAGGATCTTCAAGTGTCATGATTGGCGGAAAACCAGCCGCAAGAATGGGAGATTCTACAGCTCATGGAGGTGTAATATCCGCTGGCGAAGCTACTGTTTTAATTGGTGGATGA